A single Streptomyces mirabilis DNA region contains:
- a CDS encoding substrate-binding domain-containing protein: protein MPESTRSTSFTSRRGLLFGTAAASAGALLVGCTSNDTKDEKTAADTRPAADDKPGKHITIGFAGPQADHGWLNAINDNAKSRAKKYSDVTLEITEGSNDTAAQIGQIETLINKKVDVLVVLPADGKALTQVGLKAMRAGIPVVNLDRIFNTPQAYRCWIGGDNYGMGLSAGHYIGEKLKDKQDAKVIELAGLDNLELTKQRTQGFDAALKNYPNIKKVARQAADFTVESGQAKMAQLLQAQPKFDALWNHDDDQGVGALRAIKQAGREDFLMVGGAGALSAFQAIQADNSVLKATVLYPPTMAASAIDLARALGQGKGIGGLAEFEIPVSLTLYSTVVDKDNVGQYMATGFR from the coding sequence ATGCCAGAATCCACGCGCTCCACCAGCTTCACGAGCCGCAGAGGACTCCTCTTCGGGACCGCCGCCGCCTCGGCCGGCGCCCTCCTGGTCGGGTGCACCAGCAACGACACCAAGGACGAGAAGACGGCCGCGGACACCCGGCCGGCCGCCGACGACAAGCCCGGCAAGCACATCACCATCGGGTTCGCGGGCCCGCAGGCCGACCACGGCTGGCTCAACGCGATCAACGACAACGCCAAGAGCCGCGCCAAGAAGTACTCGGACGTGACGCTGGAGATCACCGAGGGCTCCAACGACACGGCCGCGCAGATCGGCCAGATCGAGACACTGATCAACAAGAAGGTCGACGTCCTCGTGGTGCTGCCCGCCGACGGCAAGGCGCTCACCCAGGTCGGCCTGAAGGCGATGCGCGCGGGCATTCCGGTCGTCAACCTCGACCGGATCTTCAACACCCCACAGGCGTACCGCTGTTGGATCGGCGGCGACAACTACGGCATGGGCCTCAGCGCCGGCCACTACATCGGCGAGAAGCTGAAGGACAAGCAGGACGCCAAAGTCATCGAACTCGCCGGGCTCGACAACCTGGAACTCACCAAGCAGCGCACCCAGGGCTTCGACGCGGCGCTGAAGAACTACCCCAACATCAAGAAGGTCGCCCGTCAGGCCGCCGACTTCACCGTCGAGTCCGGTCAGGCCAAGATGGCCCAACTCCTCCAGGCCCAGCCGAAGTTCGACGCCCTGTGGAACCACGACGACGACCAGGGCGTGGGCGCACTGCGCGCCATCAAGCAGGCCGGGCGCGAGGACTTCCTGATGGTCGGCGGCGCGGGCGCGCTCTCCGCCTTCCAGGCCATCCAGGCCGACAACAGCGTCCTGAAGGCCACCGTCCTCTACCCGCCGACCATGGCCGCCTCCGCGATCGACCTCGCTCGCGCGCTCGGTCAGGGCAAGGGGATCGGAGGGCTCGCCGAGTTCGAGATCCCGGTCTCGCTCACGCTCTACTCGACCGTCGTCGACA
- a CDS encoding ABC transporter permease — protein sequence MTQPVSPPRGSTEKVPPMGELPAWRTLAARADVRTLSLLGVLVALIVIGGITKPDEFLDTRNLQLVLTQASVIGVVTVGMTFVITSGGIDLSVGAIVALSSVWATTVATQEYGFAGILFTAVLVGVGCGLVNGLLIAYGGMVPFIATLAMLASARGLALQITDGKTQIVTIDGILKLGERDSYILGIPPLVLVFAVVTIIGWLILNRTTFGRRTVAVGGNAEAARLAGIDVRRQRLYLYLLSGLCCGIAAFLLIILSGSGQNTNGNLYELDAIAAAIIGGTLLSGGRGTITGSVLGVLIFTTITNIFALNNLQSDVQQIAKGAIIVAAVLVQRRTAATST from the coding sequence ATGACGCAGCCCGTGTCCCCGCCCCGGGGCAGCACCGAAAAGGTGCCGCCGATGGGCGAACTCCCCGCGTGGCGGACCCTCGCGGCTCGCGCCGACGTCCGCACCCTCTCGCTGCTCGGAGTGCTAGTCGCCTTGATCGTCATCGGCGGCATCACCAAGCCCGACGAGTTCCTCGACACCCGCAACCTCCAACTCGTCCTCACCCAGGCCTCGGTGATCGGCGTCGTCACCGTCGGCATGACCTTCGTCATCACCTCCGGCGGCATCGACCTGTCGGTCGGCGCGATCGTCGCGCTGTCCTCGGTGTGGGCCACGACGGTCGCCACCCAGGAGTACGGCTTCGCGGGCATCCTCTTCACCGCGGTGCTCGTCGGCGTGGGCTGCGGCCTGGTCAACGGCCTGCTCATCGCCTACGGCGGGATGGTCCCGTTCATCGCGACGCTCGCCATGCTCGCCTCGGCCCGCGGCCTCGCCCTCCAGATCACCGACGGCAAGACCCAGATCGTCACCATCGACGGGATCCTGAAGCTCGGCGAACGCGACTCGTACATCCTCGGCATCCCGCCGCTGGTACTGGTCTTCGCCGTCGTCACGATCATCGGCTGGCTGATTCTCAACCGCACCACCTTCGGCCGCCGCACGGTCGCCGTCGGCGGCAACGCGGAGGCGGCCCGGCTCGCCGGCATCGACGTACGGCGCCAGCGGCTGTACCTCTACCTGCTCTCCGGACTGTGCTGCGGCATCGCCGCCTTCCTGCTGATCATCCTGTCCGGCTCCGGCCAGAACACCAACGGGAACCTGTACGAACTCGACGCCATCGCCGCCGCGATCATCGGCGGGACCCTGCTCAGCGGGGGCCGCGGCACCATCACCGGCTCGGTGCTCGGTGTCCTGATCTTCACCACGATCACCAACATCTTCGCGCTGAACAACCTGCAGAGCGACGTCCAGCAGATCGCCAAGGGCGCGATCATCGTCGCCGCGGTCCTGGTCCAGCGGCGTACGGCAGCAACCAGCACCTGA
- a CDS encoding sugar ABC transporter ATP-binding protein translates to MAPETPLLTMSGITKSFPGVRALDGVDLDVQTGEVHCLLGQNGAGKSTLIKVLAGAHQPDGGTIGWRGEPVTLRSPIAAMRLGIATIYQELDLVEGLSVAENVHLGHEPTAAGFVVRGKAAKASTAQLLRRLGHPEIDPARLVGELSAAQQQIVSMARALSHDVRLIVMDEPSAALDPDEVDNLFRIVGDLTADGVAVVYISHRLEEIRRIGDRVTVLKDGRAVAGGLPAKSTPTREVVALMTGRNVEYVFPQRPTRQPTSEPVLRVQGLARAGEFEPLDLELCPGEIVGLAGLVGSGRSEILETIYGARKSTAGQVSVDGRVLRPGSVRAAVRAGLGLAPEERKAQGLLMLESVTRNVSVSSMSRFSHGGWIDRSAERGAARAATRELSLRPDNPSVPVRTLSGGNQQKAVLARWLLRGCRVLLLDEPTRGVDVGARAELYAVIRRLADEGLAVLLVSSEVPEVLGLADRVLVLREGRVVHMAPAQELDEHRVLDLVMEGSPAS, encoded by the coding sequence ATGGCACCAGAAACACCGCTGCTCACCATGTCCGGCATCACCAAGTCGTTCCCCGGAGTCCGGGCCCTCGACGGCGTCGACCTCGACGTCCAGACCGGCGAGGTGCACTGTCTGCTCGGCCAGAACGGGGCCGGAAAGTCCACCCTCATCAAGGTTCTGGCCGGCGCCCACCAGCCCGACGGCGGCACCATCGGCTGGCGCGGCGAACCCGTCACGCTCCGCTCCCCGATCGCCGCCATGCGCCTCGGTATCGCCACCATCTACCAGGAACTGGACCTGGTGGAGGGCCTGTCGGTGGCCGAGAACGTCCACCTCGGCCATGAACCCACCGCCGCCGGTTTCGTCGTACGGGGAAAGGCGGCCAAGGCGTCAACGGCGCAGTTGCTACGCCGACTCGGCCATCCGGAGATCGACCCGGCACGGCTCGTCGGTGAGCTGTCGGCCGCCCAGCAGCAGATCGTCTCCATGGCGCGGGCACTCTCCCACGACGTACGCCTCATCGTCATGGACGAGCCGTCCGCCGCCCTCGACCCCGACGAGGTCGACAACCTCTTCCGTATCGTCGGCGACCTCACCGCGGACGGCGTCGCCGTCGTCTACATCTCGCACCGGCTGGAGGAGATCCGCCGCATCGGCGACCGGGTGACCGTACTGAAGGACGGCCGCGCGGTGGCGGGCGGACTGCCCGCGAAGTCCACCCCGACCCGCGAGGTGGTGGCGCTGATGACGGGCCGCAACGTCGAGTACGTCTTCCCGCAACGGCCCACGCGTCAGCCCACGTCCGAGCCGGTGCTCAGAGTCCAAGGACTCGCACGGGCAGGCGAGTTCGAGCCCCTCGACCTCGAACTGTGCCCCGGTGAGATCGTCGGCCTGGCCGGGCTCGTCGGCTCCGGGCGCTCCGAGATCCTGGAGACGATCTACGGGGCCCGCAAGTCGACGGCCGGTCAAGTCAGCGTCGACGGGAGAGTGTTGCGGCCCGGAAGCGTACGCGCCGCCGTCCGCGCCGGACTCGGACTCGCCCCCGAGGAGCGCAAGGCGCAGGGCCTGCTGATGCTGGAGTCCGTCACCCGCAATGTGTCCGTGTCCTCCATGTCCCGCTTCTCGCACGGGGGTTGGATCGACCGGAGCGCCGAGCGAGGCGCCGCCCGCGCAGCGACACGTGAGCTGTCGCTGCGCCCCGACAACCCGTCCGTCCCGGTCCGGACGCTGTCCGGCGGCAACCAGCAGAAGGCCGTCCTGGCCCGCTGGCTGCTGCGCGGCTGCCGCGTCCTGCTCCTCGACGAACCGACCCGCGGTGTCGACGTCGGTGCCCGCGCGGAGCTGTACGCGGTCATCCGCCGCCTCGCCGACGAGGGCCTCGCCGTGCTGCTCGTGTCGAGCGAGGTGCCCGAGGTGCTGGGACTCGCCGACCGCGTGCTGGTGCTCAGGGAGGGCCGCGTCGTGCACATGGCGCCCGCCCAGGAGCTCGACGAACACCGCGTACTCGACCTTGTCATGGAAGGAAGCCCGGCGTCATGA
- a CDS encoding ROK family transcriptional regulator, which translates to MTARPANAHQARLLRLLRDGGPNSRAQLGDQVDLSRSKLAVEVERLLETGLVVADGLAASRGGRRSHNIRLAPALRFLGIDIGATSIDVAVTNAELEVLGHINQPMDVREGPVAVFEQVLAMAAKLRSSGLAEGFDGAGIGVPGPVRFPEGVPVAPPIMPGWDGFPVREALSQDLGCPVMVDNDVNLMAMGEQHAGVARSVGDFLCVKIGTGIGCGIVVGGEVYRGTTGSAGDIGHIQAVPDGRPCACGNRGCLEAHFSGAALARDATEAAQQGLSAELAARLEAAGTLSAVDVAAAAAAGDATALALIREGGNRTGQVIAGLVSFFNPGLVVIGGGVTGLGHTLLAAIRTQVYRQSLPLATGNLPIVLGELGPTAGVIGAARLISDHLFSPA; encoded by the coding sequence ATGACGGCACGACCCGCGAACGCGCACCAGGCGCGACTGCTGCGCCTGCTGCGCGACGGCGGCCCCAACTCCCGTGCCCAGCTGGGCGATCAGGTCGACCTCTCCCGGTCGAAGCTGGCCGTCGAGGTGGAACGGCTCCTGGAGACCGGACTCGTGGTCGCCGACGGCCTCGCCGCATCCCGCGGCGGCCGCCGCTCCCACAACATCCGGCTCGCCCCTGCGCTGCGCTTCCTCGGCATCGACATCGGGGCCACCTCGATCGACGTGGCCGTCACCAACGCCGAGCTGGAGGTCCTGGGCCACATCAACCAGCCCATGGACGTCCGCGAGGGACCGGTCGCCGTCTTCGAGCAAGTCCTGGCCATGGCAGCCAAGTTGAGGTCATCGGGGCTCGCGGAGGGATTCGACGGCGCCGGGATCGGCGTCCCGGGTCCGGTCCGCTTCCCCGAGGGCGTTCCGGTCGCACCGCCGATCATGCCCGGCTGGGACGGCTTCCCGGTCCGCGAGGCGCTCAGCCAGGACCTGGGCTGCCCCGTCATGGTCGACAACGACGTGAACCTGATGGCCATGGGGGAACAGCACGCGGGCGTCGCACGCTCCGTGGGCGACTTCCTCTGCGTCAAGATCGGCACTGGTATCGGCTGCGGCATCGTCGTCGGCGGTGAGGTCTACCGCGGTACGACGGGCAGCGCCGGCGACATCGGGCACATCCAGGCCGTACCCGACGGGCGTCCGTGCGCCTGCGGCAACAGGGGCTGCCTGGAGGCCCACTTCAGCGGGGCCGCGCTCGCCCGGGACGCCACGGAGGCCGCCCAGCAGGGGCTTTCGGCTGAGCTTGCCGCACGGCTGGAGGCGGCGGGCACGCTGAGCGCCGTCGACGTCGCCGCCGCGGCCGCCGCGGGCGACGCCACCGCTCTCGCGCTGATCCGCGAGGGCGGCAACCGCACGGGGCAGGTCATCGCCGGCCTCGTCTCGTTCTTCAACCCGGGCCTGGTGGTGATCGGCGGCGGCGTCACCGGCCTCGGCCACACGCTGCTCGCCGCCATCCGCACCCAGGTGTACCGCCAGTCACTGCCGCTGGCGACCGGCAACCTGCCCATCGTGCTCGGGGAGTTGGGACCGACCGCCGGGGTCATCGGCGCGGCCCGGCTCATCAGCGACCACTTGTTCTCGCCCGCGTAA
- a CDS encoding low temperature requirement protein A, with protein sequence MPAAEPERRVSTLELFFDLVFVFTLTQLTVMLTADLSFATAGHVALIFVVLFWMYGAYAYLTNQVPPDRPSRRILLMLGMASFLVCALAIPRAFDDGGVVFGLGFLAVVLVHSTLYTRSHGRDVIWYAVPNSLAALSVTAAGLFDGLAADGLWLLALVLQFVTPFLAEHGPRRRDGREAAFLRAQLGGLDPAHFVERHGLLLIVAFGESVIAIGIGIGDLPFTANVFGGAFLALALASALWWTYFVRDEDRAEAVFAATPQDRRWRLAMNAYYYAFLPMLLGIAYLAAGVKKSLGHLTEQLHTGPAVAVAGGVALFLAGDVAFRAVLRLTPLAYRATTVPIALATALLGTHLSALAQLIALVALLVTMLTVEARWAERDSAR encoded by the coding sequence GTGCCGGCGGCGGAGCCGGAACGCAGAGTCAGCACCCTGGAACTCTTCTTCGACCTGGTCTTCGTCTTCACGCTCACCCAGCTCACCGTGATGCTGACCGCCGACCTGTCGTTCGCCACGGCGGGGCACGTCGCACTGATCTTCGTTGTGCTGTTCTGGATGTACGGCGCCTACGCGTACCTCACCAACCAGGTGCCGCCCGACCGCCCCTCACGCCGCATCCTGCTGATGCTGGGCATGGCGTCCTTCCTGGTCTGCGCGCTGGCCATCCCGCGCGCCTTCGACGACGGCGGGGTCGTCTTCGGCCTCGGCTTCCTGGCCGTCGTCCTTGTGCACAGCACGCTCTACACGCGCAGCCACGGCCGGGACGTCATCTGGTACGCGGTGCCGAACTCCCTCGCCGCACTGTCGGTGACGGCCGCGGGACTCTTCGACGGACTCGCCGCGGACGGGCTGTGGCTGCTCGCGCTGGTGCTGCAGTTCGTCACGCCGTTCCTGGCCGAGCACGGTCCGCGCCGCCGGGACGGGCGCGAAGCAGCCTTTCTGCGCGCCCAGTTGGGCGGCCTCGACCCGGCGCACTTCGTGGAACGGCACGGGCTGTTGCTGATCGTCGCGTTCGGCGAGTCCGTCATCGCGATCGGCATCGGCATCGGCGATCTGCCGTTCACGGCCAATGTGTTCGGCGGAGCCTTCCTGGCCCTCGCGCTGGCGAGCGCGCTGTGGTGGACATACTTCGTGCGCGACGAGGACCGCGCGGAGGCCGTGTTCGCCGCGACCCCGCAGGACCGCCGCTGGCGGCTCGCGATGAACGCGTACTACTACGCCTTCCTGCCCATGCTGCTCGGCATCGCCTATCTCGCGGCGGGCGTGAAGAAGTCGCTGGGGCACCTCACGGAGCAACTGCACACCGGTCCCGCCGTCGCGGTCGCGGGCGGGGTGGCGCTGTTCCTCGCCGGGGACGTGGCGTTCCGTGCGGTGCTGCGACTGACACCGCTGGCCTACCGGGCCACGACCGTACCGATCGCCCTGGCAACCGCTCTGCTCGGCACCCACCTGTCGGCACTCGCCCAACTCATCGCCCTGGTCGCCCTGTTGGTGACCATGCTGACGGTCGAGGCGCGTTGGGCCGAGCGGGATTCAGCCAGGTGA
- a CDS encoding DUF4231 domain-containing protein — translation MVPETSREEFPDPGYALGIANGSYEWYRAAAIKARRYFRLTDVLQLVLSAAIPVSAVMVPGNARLPAVLGGLVVVITGLRSTFHWQDDYLRFSQAREAVEAERRLYLTGSRPYDDESTRDRNLAASVSRIEQREMGTWVQLASPRNESTGK, via the coding sequence ATGGTGCCGGAGACCTCGCGCGAGGAGTTCCCTGATCCCGGCTATGCCCTGGGCATCGCCAACGGGTCCTACGAGTGGTATCGGGCCGCCGCCATCAAGGCCCGCAGGTACTTCCGGCTGACCGATGTCCTGCAGCTGGTCCTCTCCGCGGCCATTCCGGTGTCGGCGGTCATGGTGCCGGGGAACGCGCGGTTGCCCGCGGTGCTGGGCGGCCTGGTCGTGGTCATCACCGGGCTGCGCTCCACCTTCCACTGGCAGGACGACTATCTTCGCTTCAGCCAGGCCCGTGAGGCCGTCGAGGCGGAGCGTCGGCTGTATTTGACAGGCTCCAGGCCGTACGACGACGAGAGCACCCGGGACAGGAACCTCGCCGCGAGTGTGTCGCGGATCGAACAGCGGGAAATGGGCACCTGGGTTCAGCTCGCGAGCCCGCGCAACGAGTCCACGGGGAAGTGA
- a CDS encoding toll/interleukin-1 receptor domain-containing protein, translating into MVAARRIPTYFSHSYRREDRDVNEFFWRAFEAHGFGFTVDPKSAGALSTCHLEMMMRRSACFVGVVTLRRDQPAYKCSPFVVYEYGLAARVLAARAIKPLLVFVEKGVPGYHFPNVQERFIFDRDELDTYDGFEQPIRQLALKARGYSSAGDQLVGEVGLAVPDTPAYRAAKPLITQTLAKFGYAVKEVKVDFTDPAEIPLQLDPLDFVVIDISDHEPLDRLFHLLLGRSIPTLNVIHHDPANGPRPRVPDLVVGETLRHATFEQDPVLWWNSPGEFAARLEQQLERFDLPRQQFRNLDEGIGYIRSTGRADGKIFLSTAGPDDALSREVGRALKLQNFTFFHYVYNNTIPRGSKWQDRLEQQLAASQVFVPLVSQAYWRSEWCRRELATARRLSDEGRLTIIPYFLDGSSEELIPEQGADISDLTEAERVALIVQDMDGFFTGQIASDYSGT; encoded by the coding sequence ATGGTCGCGGCACGACGGATTCCCACCTACTTCAGCCACAGCTATCGGCGGGAAGACCGCGATGTGAACGAGTTCTTCTGGCGCGCCTTCGAGGCGCACGGATTCGGGTTCACGGTCGACCCGAAGTCCGCCGGCGCGCTGTCGACCTGTCATCTGGAGATGATGATGCGGCGCAGTGCCTGCTTCGTCGGCGTGGTCACCCTGCGCCGGGATCAGCCCGCCTACAAGTGTTCGCCGTTCGTCGTCTACGAGTACGGACTGGCGGCCCGGGTGCTGGCGGCCCGGGCGATCAAACCCCTGCTGGTCTTCGTCGAGAAGGGCGTCCCCGGTTATCACTTCCCGAACGTCCAGGAGCGGTTCATCTTCGACCGGGACGAGCTGGACACGTACGACGGCTTCGAACAGCCGATCCGGCAGCTCGCCCTCAAGGCGCGGGGTTACTCCTCCGCGGGCGATCAACTCGTCGGCGAGGTGGGGCTCGCGGTACCCGACACTCCCGCCTACCGGGCGGCGAAGCCCCTGATCACGCAGACCCTGGCGAAGTTCGGGTACGCCGTCAAAGAGGTGAAGGTCGATTTCACGGATCCGGCGGAGATCCCCCTCCAGCTCGACCCGCTCGACTTCGTCGTCATCGACATCAGTGACCATGAGCCTCTTGACCGGCTCTTCCACCTGCTTCTCGGCCGGTCCATCCCGACCCTGAACGTGATCCACCACGACCCCGCGAACGGTCCGCGGCCCCGGGTCCCGGACCTGGTCGTGGGCGAGACCCTGCGCCACGCCACCTTCGAGCAGGATCCCGTGCTGTGGTGGAACAGCCCCGGTGAATTCGCCGCCCGGCTGGAACAGCAACTGGAGCGGTTCGACCTCCCCCGGCAGCAGTTCCGCAACCTCGACGAGGGGATCGGCTACATCCGCAGCACCGGCCGCGCCGACGGCAAGATTTTCCTCAGCACGGCGGGACCGGACGACGCGCTGTCACGCGAGGTCGGACGTGCCCTCAAGCTCCAGAACTTCACCTTCTTCCACTACGTGTACAACAACACGATCCCGCGCGGCTCGAAATGGCAGGACCGGCTGGAGCAGCAGCTCGCGGCCAGCCAGGTGTTCGTCCCGCTGGTGAGTCAGGCCTATTGGCGCAGCGAGTGGTGCCGACGCGAATTGGCGACCGCGCGTCGGCTCAGCGACGAGGGGCGGCTGACCATCATTCCCTATTTCCTCGACGGCAGTTCCGAGGAACTGATTCCCGAGCAGGGCGCCGACATCTCCGACCTGACCGAGGCCGAGCGGGTCGCCCTGATCGTCCAGGACATGGACGGCTTCTTCACCGGTCAGATCGCCTCCGACTACTCCGGAACGTGA
- a CDS encoding RyR domain-containing protein: MAENGWTPAPLDTSGIELDAGLLALVEELAENAHARWARRRFAEGWRPGAERSDTALTHPLLVPYPELPEPEKEYDRELAVETLKVVLGLGYRIVPPA, translated from the coding sequence ATGGCAGAGAACGGCTGGACGCCCGCTCCCCTCGACACCAGCGGGATCGAACTCGACGCAGGCCTGCTGGCGCTCGTCGAGGAACTGGCGGAGAACGCGCATGCCCGCTGGGCTCGGCGCCGCTTCGCGGAAGGCTGGCGTCCCGGTGCGGAGCGCAGCGACACCGCGCTGACTCATCCCCTCCTCGTCCCCTACCCGGAGCTACCGGAGCCGGAGAAGGAGTACGACCGGGAGCTCGCCGTGGAGACCCTCAAGGTCGTCCTCGGCCTCGGGTACCGCATCGTCCCCCCGGCGTAG
- a CDS encoding GntR family transcriptional regulator codes for MLSTGLPPGAVPKLERPGPLRDRVYEALLELITTRALQPGQHLVESELAGHLGVSRQPVREALQRLNTEGWVDLRPAQGAFVHEPTEEEADQLLTVRTLLEAEAARLAAANAGTAGITALEELCAEGERAVAADDVDGAVAMNARFHAKVMELAGNTVLAELAAQVDRRVRWYYTPVARQRGHQSWIEHRDLIAAIAARDEPRATQVMRAHTEHTRKTYHERERS; via the coding sequence ATGTTGTCGACAGGACTGCCGCCGGGGGCGGTGCCCAAGCTCGAGCGGCCCGGCCCGCTGCGCGACCGCGTCTACGAGGCGCTGCTCGAACTCATCACGACCCGCGCCCTCCAGCCGGGCCAGCACCTGGTCGAGAGCGAGCTCGCCGGGCATCTCGGCGTCTCCCGGCAGCCGGTCCGCGAGGCGCTCCAGCGGCTGAACACGGAGGGGTGGGTCGATCTTCGGCCCGCCCAGGGCGCCTTCGTGCACGAGCCGACCGAGGAGGAGGCCGACCAGCTCCTCACGGTCCGTACGCTGCTGGAGGCCGAGGCCGCCCGGCTCGCCGCCGCCAACGCGGGCACCGCCGGCATCACCGCACTCGAGGAACTGTGCGCCGAGGGCGAGCGTGCGGTCGCCGCCGACGACGTGGACGGCGCGGTCGCGATGAATGCCCGCTTCCACGCGAAGGTCATGGAACTCGCGGGCAACACGGTCCTCGCCGAGCTGGCCGCCCAGGTCGACCGCCGGGTCCGCTGGTACTACACCCCGGTCGCCCGGCAGCGCGGCCACCAGTCCTGGATCGAGCACCGCGACCTCATCGCGGCCATCGCCGCCCGCGACGAACCCCGCGCCACCCAGGTCATGCGCGCCCACACGGAACACACGCGCAAGACGTACCACGAGCGCGAACGGTCCTGA
- a CDS encoding beta-ketoacyl-ACP synthase III, with amino-acid sequence MNGSRIAAVGHYQPAKVLTNEDLAGLVDTSDEWITSRVGIRTRHIAGPDEPVDELAAHAAAKALAAAGLTSGDIDLVLVATSTAIDRSPNMAARVAARLGVPSPAAMDVNVVCAGFTHALATADHAVRAGAATRALVIGADKMSEVTDWSDRTTCVLVGDGAGAAVVEAAAPGAEPGIGPVLWGSVPEMGHAVRIEGTPPRFAQEGQSVYRWATTRLPAIARQACERAGLAPEDLAAVVLHQANLRIIEPLAAKIGAVNAVVARDVVDSGNTSAASIPLAFSKLVERGEISTGDPVLLFGFGGNLSYAGQVVRCP; translated from the coding sequence ATGAACGGCTCACGCATCGCGGCCGTCGGCCACTACCAGCCCGCCAAGGTACTCACCAACGAGGACCTGGCGGGCCTGGTCGACACCAGTGACGAGTGGATCACGAGCCGGGTGGGCATCCGCACGCGCCACATCGCCGGTCCCGACGAGCCCGTGGACGAGCTGGCCGCGCACGCCGCGGCCAAAGCGCTCGCGGCGGCCGGTCTGACCTCGGGCGACATCGACCTGGTACTGGTCGCGACCTCCACAGCGATCGACCGCTCCCCGAACATGGCCGCCCGGGTCGCCGCCCGCCTCGGCGTCCCCTCCCCGGCCGCGATGGACGTCAACGTGGTCTGCGCGGGCTTCACGCACGCGCTCGCCACCGCCGACCACGCCGTGCGCGCGGGGGCGGCGACCCGCGCCCTCGTCATCGGCGCGGACAAGATGTCCGAGGTCACGGACTGGAGCGACCGTACGACCTGTGTCCTCGTCGGGGACGGGGCGGGGGCCGCGGTGGTCGAGGCCGCCGCCCCCGGCGCCGAGCCCGGCATCGGGCCGGTGCTGTGGGGATCGGTGCCCGAGATGGGGCACGCCGTACGCATCGAGGGCACGCCCCCGCGGTTCGCGCAGGAGGGGCAGAGCGTCTACCGCTGGGCGACGACACGACTCCCGGCGATCGCCCGGCAGGCCTGCGAGCGGGCCGGGCTCGCGCCCGAGGACCTCGCCGCGGTCGTTCTGCACCAGGCGAACCTACGCATCATCGAACCCCTCGCCGCGAAGATCGGCGCCGTGAACGCCGTCGTCGCGCGTGACGTGGTCGACTCCGGGAACACCTCCGCCGCCAGCATCCCGCTCGCCTTCTCCAAGCTCGTCGAACGCGGCGAGATCAGCACCGGCGACCCGGTGCTCCTCTTCGGCTTCGGCGGCAACCTCTCGTACGCGGGGCAGGTCGTCCGCTGCCCCTGA
- a CDS encoding MFS transporter small subunit, translating into MTTPSSPSSPPDLPHSRLRSSGGTPIPLIAFAWLWVGAPLCYGLYELVLKAKQLFAG; encoded by the coding sequence ATGACGACTCCGTCCAGCCCCAGCAGTCCGCCTGACCTCCCCCACTCTCGGCTTCGCTCGAGCGGGGGGACCCCCATTCCACTGATCGCCTTCGCCTGGCTGTGGGTGGGGGCGCCGCTCTGCTACGGCCTGTACGAGCTCGTCCTGAAGGCCAAGCAGCTGTTCGCGGGATAG